Within the Ranitomeya imitator isolate aRanImi1 chromosome 8, aRanImi1.pri, whole genome shotgun sequence genome, the region CACCATCCGCAAACTGGGCGAGAGGAACGGCTCCTCCCTGGCCAAGATCTACGGCGAGGCCAAGAACGTGTCCTGGTTCGACCAGCAGAACGGCCGCACCTACCTGAAGTACTCGGTGAAGGCGCTGGTGCAGAACGACACCCTGCTGCAGGTGAAGGGGGTCGGGGCCAACGGCTCCTTCCGCCTCAACAAGAAGAAGCTGGAGGTGCTGGCGGTGCCCCGGAGGAAGACCCCCAAACCGGCAGCGGCGGCCAAGAAGCCGGCGGCTGCCGCCAAGAAGCCGGCGGCTCCGAAGAAGAGCCCCAAGAAGGCGAAGCCGGCCCCCAAAAAGAGCAGCAAGAGCCCCAAAAAGGCGACCGGCAGCCGGGCCGGCAAGGCGAAGAAGGCGAGCAAGCCCAAAGGGCTGAAGGCCAAGAAATCCTAGACTTTCCGAGGAAGGCGAGAAACCCCAGAATGTCCGGACCCCTCCCTCCTTCCCCCGCGTTCTATTTGTTTATCTTTCCGGATGAACTTGATactttgttgctattttttttttcctcttgacgctTTCGGTCCAGAGACTGAGACCTAGCGCTTCTTCTCCTGTGCAGGGTGTAAAGGGTTAACCCTGCTGACACTTTATTTTTCTTTTAAGAGTTTGACTTATTATCGTTTGCATGTGACACAACTTTTTGTTCTACGGTTTGTAGAATGTTtgcttattattttttatataattttttaataaaaCCACAAATGATGAGGATtttgggtttgtttgtttttttgctggtTTCTTATGGGTATGTgttcacgttcaggattgcatcagtatttggtcagtattgtacatcattatttgtaagccaaaatcgggagtggaacaattagaggaaaagtataatagaaacatatgcaccacttctgtatttatcacccactcctggttttggctacaaatactgatggaaaatcctgatgcaatcctgaacgtggacacatacccttattataGTTGGGTAGGGGGTAGTTGAGACACGTTTAAAGCCAGGTCCGTATTGAATccgtactttacatcagtatttgtaagcaaaaatcaggagtagaacaatctggaaaagtataatagaagcatatcAGCACTtaagtatttatcacccactcctggcttacaaattctgattaTAAAATACAGAAGGTTCTAATCTTACCAGATTTgggaaaactacaactcccagcatttccTTTGCAGTGTGGGAGTTGGTGTTTTATCCCAGGTCTTGTGTTCTGGTCAATAAATGTGCAGGTTTCCTCATGTTGGGGAGTGCAGAATATCCGGAAATTACTGGGTGTAGCATTGGGACAATTAATGTATTTTCAAGGGTTTGTGTTGTATAACACAATTCTGCAGTAACCGTTATTGCAGCTTCTGAATATTCCCCTTCCCCCTTCAGCAGGGCTGGCACTGAGCACAGGGAGGATTTGCCTTGTGAATCCTTataaagcacaaatcctgcactGGGGGATTCAGAAGTCTACAGTCAGTGACTGCAAACTTCTCACTTTAGACCAAACAACCCTTTTAAGTTCTTTTAGTTTCATCTCTTTGTAACCATTATATTGGAGGAaacagtatttatttttttttaaaatgaggtTTTCACTTTTTTAAAAACAAATGGAGATAAATCCTTTCCCATAAGGTTAAAAAAAAAGTCTCCAGTTCTCTAAAGCTGTGTGcacgttctggattttttttgtgctaaaaatgcTTAAAATACACATACAtacgcattccgcaatttttgtacaTATGTTGTGTTTTATTCTGTGAAAAtggcacagcatgttcattaattttgcggatttcccactatattattgcatcccaaaacatcctaaaaaaaaaaaaaacaaaacgtgagaaatacgcaaaaaaaaacaaaaaacgcatgcggacttctcgcagaaaatgtccagttttgttcaggaaatttctgcacgaaatcctgacgtgtgcacgtagcctaagtgTGAAGTCACGTCTTGCACACGGCTGCAGCCAATCGCTTTGCTGATGTAGAGGGCATGAACTCTTGTGCTCAGTGACTAGCTGCAGCGGTGGAAGATCCCAGAGATGACAGAGGGTGAGAACTTCTTGGCATTGTGTACACAAagtatttttttgttttcaggcaGATTGCAATAATAATGCTGAAAgtgcaccattaaaaaaaaaaaattattgcacagTAATGTCAAATCCAATTTGCTGGTGCAAGTTCTATTTTGTGTCATTTCTTTTAACCACTTACGGTATGGAATCCATGACGTGGTTAACAGAAGAGACACATTCGTCTTAGAGGAAGCCGCCCTCTCGCTGTAAGTGACCGTATACTGTATGCATGGAAGTCTGCTTCATCTGGCATCTTCAAAagtgtgttttacatggaccccccCACCCGATTAGTTGCAGCGCCCCACACATGTGAGGTCGCTTCATACAAGTtaactgtaaggccggggtcacactatcagtatttcgtcagtatttggtctgtattttacatcagtatttgtagccaaaacctggagtgggtgataaatacagaagtggggcatatgttcctattatacttttcctctgattgttccactcctggttttgactacaaatactgatgtaaaatactgaccgaatacttaacaaatactgatagtgtgaccccagcctaagaggTGGGCTCCAGTCCAGGTGTCACCGATTACTGACGTCACCAATGGATCAGGTCCTGTGAATTGATTTGGACCAACTAGTTGGCACTTTGCTAAAagttgaaaacccctttaactacAATCTACGGGGCTGTGGTGCCCCTGTGCATTGTATACACACCTGGTCCCCAATCTAAATGCAATGAGCTGCAGTATAGGGCACATGTATTGTAGGGGTCTCTTCAGTGGCGTAACTTCAAACTCATAGGCcctgatgcgaaagctccaaccgggcccccaaatattttaaatctttaatagcaatagtctttttctataggccaaagggacttttggggccccctaggctccagggcccgggggcgattgcaacccctgcacctgttgtagttatgcCCCTGGGTCTCTTGCTGTGCTGGTACAGTAAAAGGCCATGTGCTGGGCATCAATGTTTAGTTAGATGGTGTCTGATCCTCCAAACCTCCCAGTGATCAAGATAATGATGGGGGTGATAGTACTTCTCGCTAACGATTCAGTATCTACTACATCTGATGCAGGGTCTGAGAGTGAGGGGACAGGAGCCAAGAGGATCCCTTTATCGTGCCCCCTGATCTGGAGTGATGGAAACCCACCATGATCTTCTACTACTTTATGACCCGCAGGGGTCTGGCCTCTGGACCCCCACTAATTCTTTCAGCTTATTTACTGCAGAGCAGCACTCATAGTTCTGCAGGAGACGGCTTCACACACTGTGATTGCAACGTCGGGCACCATAACGGGGGCTACAGCGCAAAACGAGGTCTCTTGAACCAGAAAACGCATAACCGTTGTTTTAGTTCGTTAGCAGGTGCTACAAACGGCCTCTTTTTTGGAGCCTTCCTTCCCTGGCACGCTGCCTGATTCGTGGCGTCATCAAGCAAgaaaatagaaaaacacaagacggTTAAATGTCGGTTTTTGGTTTCTTTGTAAACATGAATTGTGACGTAGAGCAGAACTATAAGGACGCCATGACAGCCGCCCAGTGGGAGTAGTAGTCGTGCAGTGGCTGGAGAGCACTAATCCAGGGGGATCATGTCCCCAGACACCTCAGGGGCTGTAGACGACACATTGTATTTTGTGGACCCTTCATCCTCCTTCTGGTGCACAGTCGTTACATTGGGGCACAGCTGAGTTTTCTATTTATAATGGGGGCCCCAAAGTGTCATAAATGCCAATCAAGTCCTGAGGGAACGGTGTCACAGCGCGGCGGTTTCATGCTACGTGACACACGGCACAGCTGTGCGCGGGGTGTCAGCCTGTCATGGTGAACCCTAAACAATGCCCTGTCCCGGTTGTTGGCAGCAGCTGTTACATCCTATGATGACAGCTGCTACAGCCCAAAACTACAGGGCACCACCATGGGCTCCGTGTATGCCAGGTCCATCCCAGGCTCGTACAGACGAGTACTGACCACCACCATGGCCTCTGTGTATGGACCGGTCTATCCCAGGCTCATATAGATGAGTACTGACCAACACCATGGCCTCCGTGTATGGACCGGTCTATCCCAGGCTCATACAGACAAGTACTGACCACCACCATGGGCTCCGTGTATGGACCGGTCCATCCCAGGCTCATACAGACGAGTACTGACCACCACCATGGGCTGTGTATGGACCGGTCTATCCCAGGATCGGACAGACGAGTACTGACCACCACCATGGGCTCCGTGTATGCCAGGTCCATCCCAGGCTCGTACAGACGAGTACTGACCACCACCATGGGCTGTGTATGGACCGGTCTATCCCAGGCTCGGACAGACGAGTACTGACCACCACCATGGGCTGTGTATGGACCGGTCTATCCCAGGCTCGGACAGACGAGTACTGACCACCACCATGGGCTGTGTATGGACCGGTCTATCCCAGGCTCGGACAGACGAGTACTGACCACCACCATGGGCTGTGTATGGACCGGTCTATCCCAGGCTCGGACAGACGAGTACTGACCACCACCATGGGCTGTGTATGGACCGGTCTATCCCAGGCTCGGACAGACGAGTACTGACCACCACCATGGGCTGTGTATGGACCGGTCTATCCCAGGATCGGACAGACACGAGCTCTGAGCACCACCACGGGGTCAAAATCAAGGTGGCTGCATACATC harbors:
- the LOC138647363 gene encoding histone H1.10-like, with protein sequence MAQQEVAPATPSKKAKAAAGGSAKKSGGKKKNQPGRYSQLVVDTIRKLGERNGSSLAKIYGEAKNVSWFDQQNGRTYLKYSVKALVQNDTLLQVKGVGANGSFRLNKKKLEVLAVPRRKTPKPAAAAKKPAAAAKKPAAPKKSPKKAKPAPKKSSKSPKKATGSRAGKAKKASKPKGLKAKKS